Proteins from a genomic interval of Musa acuminata AAA Group cultivar baxijiao chromosome BXJ1-9, Cavendish_Baxijiao_AAA, whole genome shotgun sequence:
- the LOC135593931 gene encoding AT-hook motif nuclear-localized protein 23-like, producing MGGANLGVTSATSAPSLHLRNTNSADDHCNLHFSRREQELTTTNSSGSNNHLNDDDGHADVQSAGGLEVVEAGAGGGASGNITGRRPRGRPPGSKNKPKPPIIITTESPSALRSHVLEIAGGTDIMDAVATFARRRQCGVCILSGRGVVTNVTLRQPGAPPGVIVLHGRFEILSLSGAFLPEPSPPGATGLTIYLAGGQGQVVGGNVMGELVSLGTVMVIAATFSNATYERLPLEEEEPAAAGAPPGTEAIKLQQSQRGDGGVSTPLYNLPLNLSPNGEMSIEAFGAWASAATPQPPPSY from the coding sequence ATGGGAGGGGCCAATCTCGGCGTCACCTCTGCGACCTCGGCTCCTTCCCTCCATCTCCGCAACACCAACAGCGCCGACGACCACTGCAACCTCCACTTCAGCAGAAGAGAGCAAGAGCTAACCACCACCAACAGTAGTGGCAGCAACAACCACCTCAACGACGACGACGGCCATGCCGACGTCCAGTCCGCAGGCGGCCTTGAGGTGGTCGAGGCTGGCGCAGGAGGTGGAGCGAGCGGCAATATCACTGGCAGGCGCCCGCGTGGCCGGCCGCCTGGGTCCAAGAACAAGCCGAAGCCACCCATAATCATCACGACAGAAAGCCCCAGCGCGCTCCGATCGCACGTCCTCGAGATCGCGGGCGGGACGGACATCATGGACGCCGTGGCGACCTTCGCTCGCCGGAGGCAGTGCGGTGTCTGCATCTTGAGCGGCCGTGGGGTCGTCACCAATGTCACGCTTCGACAGCCAGGTGCACCGCCGGGGGTCATCGTCCTCCATGGCCGCTTCGAGATCCTCTCTCTTTCCGGGGCGTTCCTTCCGGAGCCATCCCCACCTGGGGCAACCGGGCTCACGATCTACTTAGCCGGCGGCCAGGGGCAGGTGGTGGGAGGTAATGTTATGGGCGAATTGGTTTCATTAGGCACCGTGATGGTGATCGCAGCCACATTCTCGAACGCCACGTACGAGCGTCTACCCCTCGAGGAAGAAGAACCCGCGGCAGCGGGAGCTCCGCCAGGCACAGAGGCAATTAAGTTGCAGCAGAGCCAAAGGGGCGATGGAGGTGTGTCGACGCCGCTGTACAATCTACCGCTGAATCTTTCCCCTAATGGTGAGATGTCCATTGAGGCTTTCGGCGCTTGGGCGTCTGCTGCAACTCCTCAGCCGCCACCATCCTACTAA
- the LOC103999271 gene encoding L-type lectin-domain containing receptor kinase IV.1-like, producing the protein MFSCSHIINGSSTQVLIIVSDGRPHSGLPQAEFMPSSELEPRLRWDAYRSQKPGCCFCEGMALLSRLPLLVLLAELAAASYDVGFVFDGFTGGANLSLNGYAEVTSDGLLKLTNFTPEATGHAFYPSPINFKNATNGRPISFSTTFVFAIVPVYPNMSGHGIAFALAPNRELPGSMPSQDLGLFNSSDHGQASNHVVAVELDTVKSVDFDDINANHVGIDVNSLKSLNASPVAYFDSREGVIKSLQLISGEPMQVWVDYHGRETKLDVMVAPLNEPKPAVPLVSSTINLSSIVLDEMYVGFSSATGAATGCHYILGWSFGLNRDAPPLDLSKLPKLPRQGGRTKRSTEVLAIELTLAAIILLLISTAVVAFIIRRRKKFSEMHEDWELEYGPHRFSYKDLYRATKGFHEQNLLGVGGFGRVYKGVLPTSKIEIAVKKISHDSKQGMREFISEIVSMGRLRHRNLVRLLGYCRRQGELLLVYDYMTNGSLDRHIFDLKRPPLSWSRRFHAIKGVAAGLLYLHDGWEKMVIHRDIKASNVLMDTEFNGRLGDFGLARLYDHGTNPQTTRIVGTLGYLAPELSMTGKATTQTDVYAFGAFLLEVACGRRPMDVHAPADTPNLVDYVLECWKMDAIAEARDPKLGDDYSAKEVELVLKLGLLCSHPDPMARPSMKQVMRFLEGDAPLPMTTAGNLISSVAKQRYDRTFDDFLMSYSSFSDASHVTHSATLLSTADDSAMQLDV; encoded by the coding sequence ATGTTTTCCTGTTCTCATATAATCAATGGGAGTTCAACTCAAGTCCTTATCATCGTCTCCGATGGTAGACCACATTCTGGATTACCGCAGGCAGAATTCATGCCCTCCTCTGAATTGGAGCCCCGTTTAAGATGGGATGCGTACAGGAGCCAGAAGCCGGGCTGCTGCTTCTGTGAAGGCATGGCGCTGCTATCCAGGCTGCCGCTTCTGGTCCTTCTCGCGGAGCTCGCAGCGGCGTCCTATGATGTCGGATTCGTCTTCGATGGATTCACCGGCGGCGCGAACCTGAGCCTGAACGGCTACGCCGAGGTCACCTCCGACGGCCTCCTGAAGCTGACCAACTTCACACCGGAAGCGACGGGACATGCCTTCTACCCTTCCCCGATCAACTTCAAGAACGCTACGAATGGCAGGCCGATATCGTTCTCGACTACCTTCGTGTTCGCCATCGTGCCGGTGTACCCGAACATGAGCGGCCACGGCATCGCTTTTGCTCTCGCCCCCAACAGGGAGCTCCCCGGATCCATGCCCAGCCAAGATCTGGGCCTCTTCAACAGTTCCGACCACGGCCAAGCTAGCAACCATGTGGTGGCTGTCGAGCTCGACACGGTGAAGTCCGTGGATTTCGATGATATCAACGCAAACCATGTGGGCATCGATGTCAATAGCTTGAAGTCCCTGAACGCGTCGCCGGTGGCTTACTTCGATTCCCGAGAAGGCGTGATCAAAAGCCTGCAGCTGATAAGTGGCGAGCCGATGCAGGTTTGGGTCGATTACCATGGCCGGGAGACGAAGCTTGATGTCATGGTAGCTCCTCTTAATGAGCCCAAACCTGCAGTGCCGCTCGTGTCCTCCACCATCAACCTCTCATCGATCGTCTTGGACGAGATGTACGTGGGCTTCTCTTCCGCCACGGGTGCCGCGACAGGATGCCATTACATTCTAGGATGGAGCTTCGGCCTCAATCGAGATGCTCCACCGCTGGATCTCTCTAAGCTTCCTAAACTTCCACGTCAAGGAGGTCGGACGAAGAGATCAACAGAGGTCTTGGCCATCGAGCTAACTTTGGCTGCAATAATCCTCTTGTTGATCTCCACCGCCGTTGTCGCCTTCATCATCAGAAGACGGAAGAAGTTCTCCGAGATGCACGAGGACTGGGAGCTTGAATACGGGCCTCATAGATTCTCCTACAAGGATCTCTACAGAGCGACGAAGGGCTTCCACGAACAGAACCTGCTCGGCGTCGGAGGCTTCGGTCGGGTCTACAAGGGCGTCCTGCCGACATCCAAGATAGAGATCGCAGTCAAGAAGATTTCACATGATTCGAAGCAGGGGATGAGGGAATTCATCTCGGAGATCGTGAGCATGGGCCGGCTGCGGCACCGCAACCTGGTTCGGCTCCTCGGCTACTGCCGACGCCAGGGGGAGCTCCTCCTGGTGTACGACTACATGACGAATGGTAGTCTAGATAGGCACATCTTCGACCTCAAGAGGCCACCGCTAAGTTGGTCTCGGAGGTTCCATGCGATCAAAGGAGTGGCAGCAGGGCTTCTGTACCTGCACGACGGATGGGAGAAGATGGTGATTCACAGAGACATCAAGGCCAGCAATGTTCTCATGGACACAGAATTCAACGGAAGACTGGGAGACTTCGGTCTGGCGAGGTTGTATGATCACGGGACTAATCCCCAGACCACGCGTATCGTGGGAACACTGGGCTACCTTGCGCCAGAACTCAGCATGACCGGCAAGGCGACGACACAGACGGATGTGTACGCCTTCGGTGCTTTCCTACTGGAGGTTGCCTGCGGGAGAAGGCCGATGGATGTGCACGCACCGGCGGACACGCCGAACCTGGTGGACTACGTGCTCGAGTGCTGGAAGATGGATGCGATTGCGGAGGCGAGGGATCCCAAGCTGGGAGACGACTACTCGGCGAAGGAGGTGGAGTTGGTGCTTAAGCTCGGGCTGCTCTGCTCACACCCGGATCCCATGGCCAGGCCGAGCATGAAGCAGGTGATGCGGTTCTTGGAAGGCGATGCTCCCTTGCCGATGACCACGGCCGGAAACCTCATCAGCAGTGTCGCCAAGCAGAGATACGATCGAACGTTCGATGATTTCCTCATGTCGTATTCATCTTTCTCGGACGCGTCGCACGTAACGCATTCAGCAACGTTGCTTTCGACGGCCGATGATTCCGCCATGCAATTGGATGTATAA
- the LOC135594425 gene encoding laccase-4-like, producing MGSSSSPSCLLTGVFLFLSVLVSAFPSVVQAGVTRHYKFDVQMANVTRLCSTKSIVTVNGQFPGPRIVAREGDRVAVKVINHVPYNVTIHWHGVRQLRSGWADGPAYVTQCPIPTGRSYVYNFTIVGQRGTLFWHAHISWLRATLYGPIIILPELGVPYPFTKPYREVPVIFGEWWKADTEAIIHQALQTGGGPNVSDAYTINGLPGPLYNCSAKDTFKLKVKPGKTYLLRLINAALNNELFFSIANHTVTVVDVDGVYVKPFDAETLLISPGQTTNVLLHAKPYYPNAMFFMTARPYATGSGTFDNSTVAAVLEYQNPSRSSPAVFTKNLPLHKPTLPAFNDTSFAANFTGRLRSLATTRFPANVPQTVDRRFLFTVGLGTSPCPKNQTCQGPNGTKFSATVNNISFASPTTALLQAHFFGQSRNVYSPDFPVVPLMPFNYTGTPPNNTMVSNGTKLVVLPFNTSVELVMQDTSILGTESHPLHLHGYNFFVVGQGFGNYDPANDPAKFNLVDPAERNTVGVPAGGWVAIRFLADNPGVWFMHCHIEAHMSWGLKMAWLVLDGELPNQKLPPPPSDLPKC from the exons ATGGGTTCCTCGTCTTCTCCTTCATGTCTTCTCACTGGGGTCTTTCTTTTCCTATCTGTTTTGGTGTCTGCGTTTCCCAGTGTTGTACAAGCCGGCGTAACGAGGCACTACAAGTTTGAC GTACAAATGGCAAACGTGACCCGACTCTGCAGCACGAAGAGCATCGTGACGGTCAACGGGCAGTTCCCGGGGCCGAGGATAGTGGCCAGAGAAGGCGACCGGGTCGCCGTCAAGGTGATCAACCATGTCCCCTACAACGTCACCATTCACTG GCATGGCGTCCGGCAGCTGCGGAGCGGATGGGCTGACGGGCCGGCTTACGTGACTCAGTGCCCCATCCCGACAGGGCGCAGCTACGTCTACAACTTCACCATTGTGGGGCAAAGGGGGACTCTCTTCTGGCACGCCCACATTTCGTGGCTCAGGGCGACCCTCTATGGCCCCATCATCATCCTCCCCGAGCTTGGTGTTCCCTACCCTTTCACCAAACCCTACAGAGAAGTCCCTGTTATCTTCG GGGAGTGGTGGAAGGCTGATACCGAGGCTATCATCCACCAGGCGCTTCAGACTGGCGGAGGCCCTAATGTCTCAGATGCCTACACCATCAATGGTCTCCCGGGTCCCTTGTACAACTGTTCTGCTAAAG ATACGTTCAAGCTCAAGGTGAAGCCCGGAAAGACGTACCTCCTCCGCCTCATCAACGCCGCACTCAATAATGAGCTCTTCTTTAGCATCGCCAACCACACGGTCACCGTCGTCGACGTCGACGGGGTCTATGTGAAGCCCTTCGACGCTGAGACCCTACTGATATCGCCGGGCCAGACCACCAACGTCCTCCTCCACGCCAAGCCTTATTACCCCAACGCCATGTTCTTCATGACTGCCAGGCCCTACGCTACCGGATCCGGCACGTTCGACAACTCCACGGTCGCCGCCGTCCTCGAGTACCAAAATCCCAGCAGATCATCCCCTGCTGTCTTCACCAAGAATCTCCCGCTCCATAAACCAACCCTCCCGGCATTCAACGACACGTCCTTCGCCGCAAACTTCACCGGCAGGTTACGTAGTCTGGCAACGACTCGTTTTCCGGCCAACGTACCACAGACCGTAGACCGACGCTTCCTCTTCACGGTCGGGCTGGGGACGAGCCCGTGCCCGAAGAACCAGACATGCCAAGGACCCAACGGCACCAAGTTCTCGGCCACCGTCAACAACATCTCCTTCGCGTCGCCGACAACGGCTCTCCTCCAGGCGCACTTCTTCGGGCAGTCGAGGAACGTCTACTCCCCGGACTTCCCCGTCGTCCCTCTGATGCCGTTCAACTACACGGGAACCCCGCCGAACAACACGATGGTGAGCAACGGGACGAAGCTGGTGGTGCTTCCATTCAACACCAGCGTGGAGTTGGTGATGCAGGACACCAGCATTCTGGGGACGGAGAGCCACCCGCTGCACCTCCACGGCTACAATTTCTTCGTCGTGGGGCAAGGGTTCGGCAACTACGATCCGGCGAACGACCCGGCCAAGTTTAACCTAGTGGATCCGGCGGAGAGGAACACCGTCGGCGTGCCGGCCGGCGGCTGGGTGGCCATCAGGTTCTTGGCCGACAATCCAG GTGTGTGGTTCATGCACTGTCACATCGAGGCTCACATGAGCTGGGGTCTGAAGATGGCATGGCTGGTCCTTGACGGAGAACTTCCGAACCAGAAGCTGCCGCCTCCACCGTCGGATCTCCCGAAATGCTAA